Genomic window (Ananas comosus cultivar F153 linkage group 1, ASM154086v1, whole genome shotgun sequence):
tataatttttcgatatcatttaccttacgatcaatagctcataaaattgacaatttttaacggccggtatgtgatacttgctagtttaacggtgtaaaagaatcagaatagcttgaatttttgatagaaaattatattcattacctagataaagatcaataaccccgatcttaaattgaatgatccgattatccatttttaggacgtcgttcgattttgaccgttcattttatatccgcttgatggactttataatgatttcgaaaaattacgaaatttattttctagaagtttcaaatactctagatcatgtttaacggtgtgaattgtcgattcggaagccccaacatcgaaaacaacttatgagtacgaagggctctatactcataagagtatagtagccctattcatatatatatatagagtagggctactatactcttatgagtatagagcccatcgtactcataagttgtttccaATGAtcgagctttcaaatcgacgatccacaccgttaaatatgatctatagtatttggaacttctaaaaaataaatttcgtaattttttgaaatcataataaagtccatcaaacgggcataaaatgaacggtcaaaatcgaacgatgtcctaaaaatggatgatcggatccttcaatttaagattggagttattgatctttatctaggtagtgaatagaattttctatcaaaaattcaacctattccaatttttttacaccgttaaactaacaaatatcccataccggccgttaaaaattgtcgattttgtgagcttttgatcataaagtaaatgatgccgaaaaattatgaaatttgatttctggaagttttaaatactctagataacgtttaacggtatggagtccagctactatactcttatgagtatgatcgcccttatactcataagtcgttttcgatgaaagagcttccgaatcgacgatcatatcgttaaacattatctagagcatttaaaacttctagaaaacaaatttcataatttttcgacatcatttaccttacgatcgaaagctcacaaaattgacaatttttaacggccggtatgggatacttgttagtttaacggtgtaaaagaattggaataagttgaatttttgatagaaaattctattcactatctagataaagatcaataactccgatcttaaattgaaggatccgatcatccatttttaggacgtcgttcgatttcgaccgttcattttatgcccgtttgatagactttattatgatttcgaaaaattacgaaatttattttttagaagtttcaaatactctagatcatatttaacggagtggatcgtcgattcggaagccccatcattgaaaacaacttatgagtacgaaaggcccaatactcataagagtatagtagccctactatatatatatatatatatatatatatatatatatatatatataNCCTCCTTCACCATGATGAGTAAAGGGGCATGGTCAGAGGCAGCTCTGACAAGGTGTTTGACTCTGACACCAGGGAAAAGAGATATCCAGTCAGGATTAGCAAAAGCTCTATCAAGTCTGACCCAAACCCGACTCCTTATATCTTGATTGTTGCACCAAGTGAAAGCAGGGCCTTCAAAACCCAAGTCGATAATACCAGAAGTTGAAATAAATTCACTAAAAGCTCTATTTTtgggagaaaaagagaagggtTTACCACCTAATTTATCATCTGGAGAGCATATGGCATTGAAGTCGCCGCAAGTGAGCCAAGGGAGGTTTAATCCCCCTATTTTCTCCAACTCTTTCCATAGCTTACGTTGTTCTGATAGCTTTACACTACTATAAACCGAAGACAACACCCATGTAGGGCCATTGTCAATGGTAATGATAGCATGTAAAGCTTGTCTGCTCCTTTGAATGCAGGTTACCAAACCCGCATCATCCCTCCAGGCCATAAGTATGCCTCCCGAACGACCCACCGCATCAATTGATTGAAAGCGCCAATTTCTACCCATTGCACGAGCAATCGATTCAGATCTAATTCCTGAAACATGGGTTTCAAGCAGAATAATCATAGCAACATTATAATTCTTGATAAAATTCCTGCATCTATTCTTGACATCCTTCTTTATCCCTCCATTATCTCTAATCAGTATGCaaatatatttgtaagattCAAAGCATTAGAGATCAATAGCAAGAAGATCTCAAGAAAATAGCTACAATTAAAATTCAATGCTAGGccataaaatcaaatattttaaaattcagataTTCAATTCAAAGTGATCTACAGTTGAGATAAGAACTCTATTTTTCACCTTATAAAGAAGGTAGGCagtgcaataaaaaaaatagcatagcATATCTAGAATAATAATGCAGACTAATAGTTCAAGTAATcgaattgaaaaattaattatgctaGGTTAATGCAAAAGAGGTGAGAGCTAAATGTAATGGATCTCCATGTATATGGCCCTCTGCTGCTGGTcaacaaatacaaaaaacaGATGATACCATATACAAGCATTAACACAAAAATGCTTCTACTAAGTAAAGCGATGaattctaaaagaaaaaaatcgcCTTAGTAAGAAATCCCCAACACTATCGAGAAGGTATTTCTGCACAATTTCCCAGATGCACTTTCCACTGACCTGCTTGCCCCTCCTCCAAAGCGGGTTCAACATAACAGCTAGCCATTCCATAACTTAGGATTAGTTACTATCAAAATTTAGATGTTTTAATTTCAAGCTTTTTTAGTGTTTTTCTTCCTTCCTCGAAGACCTTCAAACATCCAATAACTATTCTGTTATACAGTTTGGTAACTTACACCTTATCCTTGTTTTCCACTAActtgtaaaaaataatagtcccatatttgatagaaaaatgaATTCTGCCTTGTGTATAATGTGAGTGTTGCATCCACATATTAGGTTAAGCTTTTGAGTTGGGTTCAGGCCTACATCATTTAGTTCTTAACTATGATTAACACAGTAACTTCAATTATTTTCCTGAATATCTCTATATCGTGAATGTCCAACACGCTCACCTGTAACTACTATAGTCGATGTTTGATCAGATATTAACTCTTTCACTGAAGAGTGCAGTAATAGATTATACAAATCATCGAAGAAATCACCCAAACTATCATGTAATATTATGATGTGCAATATTATTATGAGAAATATCCTCTTCACCTtccttttttcttaatatttacCGGTGATGAAAGAAATTGTCACTTTTTGGTCTATTCAAAACCCCAAATTCATTTACCCACCGCTTTCTCATAAATGTTGTAATTATATTATGAGTATGTTTACTATGAGCATGTTTAGCACCAGATTTCAACTTAAATTGAATATCGATTGCAACTTATATATCTCACATATCTCTACTACTGAAGCATTAAAaccttaaaaacttaaattgtcAAACTTCTACAAGTACTAGCGGGTGAGAAGCTATAAGGATATGAGTATAAACAAATTTACAGAAATTCTGGTCATTATGATGGTATCGGCGTATATTAATGATGAATAAACATTGTCTCACCCTTCATTTAAAACTGCTTTAATTTCAAACTTGCATTTTACTCTCTTGTCAAATaggttcaaaattttgaaaacctaTCAAGTTCAGATCCAAAACTTCACAAGAATGATTGGCACATAAAATGGTTTCTACATGTGAATATCTATTTAATTTGCAATCTAAATTATAGATCTAAAAGCAAAAAATTGAGACATGCTTCAACCAAACTTTAACAATGTATAATAATAACAGGCAATTGTAAAGGTAAATTGTACCTAAGCAAGCAAGAGACAGAACAATGATTCTCATAACACGATCCAATTGTGGGCTTTGTAAATGATAATTGGATTTGATTCCTATATTCTTCTTACCAGATGCTCATAAGCTAAAATGACATTTCATAATTGCAGTAATTCTCTAATAAGGTTTGCCATGTCCAAGTagcaaggagaagaaagaaaaagtaagcaAAGTATCGCTATCATTATTGTCTTGGCCTTATTCCATCAATTTGGAATAAATCAGCTTACAAGTAATAAGCATACAAGGAACTATACAGATATTGCAGTACAACTCTTAAAACCTAGACATCATCTCTTCATAAATTAGCACTAGTTCCTCACTAAAGTAAAATCAGCGAAGAGACGAAAAGGCATGTCAACTAAAATTGATTGACTTGACATGCCACACCACATAACTTCCACAATGACTCCCCAATCTTTTTTTGAAGGTTCCGATTTGCTTCTGAACCTTTCAACTATTGAAATTAGACACGTAACCTTTGTATTCCGTTGCAATATTATCGTTTTCCTCAGGTTCCTTGAGTAACATGGATCGACATGCCTACCCTACTGTAGTATGAGAAGACCGGAAGTTCTTTATGTGGCAATCAAACAATGACTAAGTGAATGTTTCTGTCGAATCGGATAAGATTAAACAGAAGGTCAGGAACCCTACTTTTAAGTTGTAACAGTAGCCAAACTCAAACTTCGCTAAAAATTGAGGACCTCTGCTGAAAATATACAACCATACCTGCAGCAGCAAGTTAATTAGATCTCAAATCTCCTCCAACAAAATCAAAACTGAACCACCTGAAGCTCTGTTAACTCCAGAATATTTGAAGCCAATTCCTCCTCTCCAACCTTCCTCAACACCTCGACAGCATGCTCAACACAATCAGCTTCGACGTGAATATTCCTCTCAACAATTTTTCTTCCCAACATCGTACCTTCATTCACGTAGCCCTCTTCACACAACCTCTTCAGCAGCATAGAATACACATCTGAATCCGCCGATCCATTCTCCTCCACCACTTCTACCCAACTATACCCATCCAATATCCTCCCCTTCCTGCATAGCTCTCTTACAAGCGAATTAAAAGCCAACCCGCTCGGCTTTATACCCTTCTCTATCATCTTTCTCAGAAGCCCCTCGGCCTCGTCGAGGCTGTGGATTTTTATCAAACAGGTCACAAGCAGGCTGTAGCAGCTGTCGCTGGAAATGGTCCCGGCGCCAACCACATTCTTGATGAGGTCGTACGCGCCATCGACGCGTCCCCCGGCGCAGAGGCCGTTGAGGAGGGTGCGGATGAGGACTTGGTTGGGGAGGACGCCGCACTTCCCCATTCGGTCTAACAGAGCTAGTGCTTCTTGTAAGCGGTTGTTTTCACAGAGGCATTTGATCAAACAGGTGTAGGTCACGACGTTCGGCGCGCACACGGAGGAGGGCAGGCCCTCGTCCTGCTGCTCCATTTGGGCGAGGAGCTTCGCGGCCCCATCAGGGTCGCCGGAGGCGCAGAGGCCGTCGAGCATGGCGGTGTAGAGGACGACGGTGGGGGCGCAGCCGTGGGCGCGCAAGCgggggaggagggcgagggcggcggGGAGGTCGCCGGCGGCGCAGAGGgcgcgggcggcggcgacgaaggAGGCGAGGTTGGGGCGGGCGCCGAGGGGGGCCATGTCGTcgaggagggcggcggcggcggggccgcGGCGGGCGTCGGCGAGGAGGGAGAGGACGGCGTTGAAGGCGGGGGTGTCGGGGCGGCAGGCGAAGTGGGCGGGCATGCGGCGGAGGAGGNTTGACTTGGGCGGGGCCGCCAGGGACGACCCCAGGGTGAACAGCGGCAGCGACGATatcagcgccgccgccgccgccgccgctgcctccTTCTCCCGATCCgagttcgccgccgccgccgcggagtcgccgtcgtcggaggaggaggaggaggaggaggaggaggagaggcggTGGGCGACGCGGGAGGAGTAGTAGGATGAGGAGGGATGGGAATGGGAGCGGCGGGagaggcagcggaggaggaggtgtatggaggcggaggcgaggaTGACGAAGGCGATAATGGCGGCGATGATGAAGATGCTCGGTGACAAATagagcgacgacgacgacgacgacgacgacgacgacgacgacaaggagcgaagtggtggtggtggtggtggtggtggaagtGGAGAGCAGGCGGCG
Coding sequences:
- the LOC109718666 gene encoding pentatricopeptide repeat-containing protein At5g47360, with the protein product MPAHFACRPDTPAFNAVLSLLADARRGPAAAALLDDMAPLGARPNLASFVAAARALCAAGDLPAALALLPRLRAHGCAPTVVLYTAMLDGLCASGDPDGAAKLLAQMEQQDEGLPSSVCAPNVVTYTCLIKCLCENNRLQEALALLDRMGKCGVLPNQVLIRTLLNGLCAGGRVDGAYDLIKNVVGAGTISSDSCYSLLVTCLIKIHSLDEAEGLLRKMIEKGIKPSGLAFNSLVRELCRKGRILDGYSWVEVVEENGSADSDVYSMLLKRLCEEGYVNEGTMLGRKIVERNIHVEADCVEHAVEVLRKVGEEELASNILELTELQVVQF